Proteins co-encoded in one Halostella salina genomic window:
- a CDS encoding IclR family transcriptional regulator, with protein sequence MGPQANRPIKALLKMEEILNDVHEHDDATVTAVADRLDRPKSVVHDYLSTLEQLEYIVNDGGNYSLSLRWLDRGCKVRNRVSIYDLIRPELRRLAQELSNEMVSFAVEEEGTVVALEVIQSREDIEYETNPGMRFPIHCSGSGKAILAHQPEERVDAIIERHGLQKFTEKTITSRAELLNELEQIRNRGVSYEYGEYHPGMATISAPILSPDDTPLGGISITGPEQHMTDSDVKSSLSNKLLSKVNIMELNYSGRN encoded by the coding sequence ATGGGGCCACAGGCAAACCGACCGATCAAAGCCCTCCTGAAGATGGAGGAGATACTGAACGATGTCCATGAACACGACGATGCGACTGTCACTGCCGTGGCTGACCGACTTGATCGCCCAAAAAGTGTAGTTCATGACTATCTCAGTACATTGGAACAGCTGGAGTACATCGTGAATGACGGGGGGAACTACAGCTTAAGTCTTCGCTGGTTAGATCGGGGATGTAAAGTTCGAAATCGGGTCTCCATCTACGATCTTATTCGGCCGGAACTCAGACGGTTAGCACAGGAATTGAGTAACGAGATGGTCAGCTTTGCTGTCGAAGAAGAGGGCACTGTCGTCGCTCTAGAGGTCATTCAAAGCCGAGAAGATATCGAATACGAGACAAATCCAGGAATGCGGTTTCCGATTCATTGTTCGGGCTCGGGAAAGGCTATTTTGGCCCATCAACCCGAGGAGCGGGTCGATGCAATCATCGAACGACACGGCCTCCAGAAATTCACCGAGAAAACCATCACGTCGCGTGCGGAACTTTTGAACGAGCTTGAGCAGATTCGGAATCGTGGTGTGAGCTACGAGTATGGCGAATATCATCCGGGAATGGCGACGATATCGGCACCGATACTTTCCCCAGATGATACCCCACTCGGGGGGATCAGTATAACCGGCCCAGAACAACATATGACGGACTCTGATGTCAAATCATCTCTTAGTAACAAACTCTTATCAAAAGTAAATATCATGGAGTTGAACTACAGCGGGAGGAACTGA
- a CDS encoding saccharopine dehydrogenase family protein: MADKTVVLGGSGAMTSSCVYDLHKHSEFEEIVVADADDTNAKRLLELIDDDRFSFEPVDATDAEDIERILADADYLVNGLPYQFEKNVLTAIESVGGITGVDLNAFDFDQVLGQSETLADTGNSLWFANGGLVSTIALGMLACDHFDNVDTVNFYWGMWRLLTQTTPGLTDTVTYEHDPNVDERIVYEDGEIIKDFPPFGEPRDFEFPEPMGEQETYLITHTEPVTFPKAPVARETDVNRVVTRGVWHPEWRQYEETLHAMNAFDADPIEIKGVEVDPLEVFQQQIKTEGRETEWRPPEQLSPETQWTPQTILSVEVTGTVDGAEDKAVYHFEQPFPFFDGNDITLMREYGCYVGVPLSVTLQLMADDEVGSDGVFVTETSGLDPNRYFEAMESRGFELRPETLPAGAIPAGEQ; this comes from the coding sequence ATGGCTGACAAGACCGTCGTGCTAGGCGGATCGGGAGCGATGACCTCGTCCTGCGTTTACGATCTGCACAAGCACAGCGAATTCGAGGAAATAGTCGTGGCCGATGCTGATGACACGAACGCCAAGCGGTTATTAGAACTCATCGACGATGATCGGTTCTCGTTCGAACCAGTCGACGCAACCGATGCAGAGGACATCGAACGTATCCTTGCTGATGCCGACTATCTGGTGAACGGACTCCCATATCAATTCGAGAAGAATGTTCTCACTGCTATCGAATCGGTCGGTGGTATTACCGGGGTTGATCTGAACGCATTCGACTTCGACCAGGTACTTGGGCAGTCGGAGACGCTCGCTGACACCGGGAACTCACTCTGGTTCGCAAACGGGGGTCTCGTAAGTACAATCGCCCTTGGTATGCTCGCCTGTGATCACTTCGACAATGTTGACACTGTCAACTTCTACTGGGGGATGTGGCGTTTACTCACACAGACGACGCCTGGACTCACTGATACCGTTACGTATGAACATGATCCGAACGTCGACGAACGAATCGTCTACGAGGATGGTGAAATCATCAAAGATTTCCCACCATTTGGCGAACCTCGTGACTTCGAGTTCCCTGAACCGATGGGGGAACAGGAGACGTATCTTATCACCCACACTGAACCCGTCACGTTTCCCAAAGCGCCGGTCGCCCGCGAAACGGACGTCAACCGCGTGGTGACTCGTGGCGTTTGGCATCCTGAATGGCGGCAGTACGAAGAGACGTTGCATGCAATGAACGCTTTCGATGCGGATCCGATCGAGATCAAGGGAGTCGAAGTGGATCCACTCGAGGTGTTCCAACAACAGATCAAAACAGAGGGGAGGGAGACGGAGTGGCGACCGCCAGAACAGCTATCACCGGAAACTCAGTGGACCCCACAGACGATCCTCTCGGTTGAGGTAACCGGGACGGTCGATGGGGCGGAAGACAAGGCAGTGTATCATTTCGAGCAACCGTTCCCATTCTTCGACGGGAACGATATCACGTTGATGCGGGAGTACGGTTGTTACGTCGGCGTACCCCTATCGGTAACTCTCCAACTGATGGCCGACGACGAAGTCGGTTCCGATGGCGTTTTTGTCACGGAGACGAGCGGACTTGATCCGAATCGGTACTTCGAAGCGATGGAATCACGGGGTTTCGAACTACGTCCTGAAACGCTACCAGCCGGAGCAATACCAGCGGGGGAGCAATAA